A single region of the Sphingobium sp. EP60837 genome encodes:
- a CDS encoding isopenicillin N synthase family dioxygenase, with amino-acid sequence MRGTPFPRRNAANVPEASLEQVPLLSLTSMAKEDFASAIGESFRQFGFAMVKDHGMDAALVDEGWVLARTFFALPDDQKRRYDAAANGGQRGYTAFGREIAKGASENDLKEFWHVGRDLPADDPLTATMPANIWPREIQQFQSVFRRLYAEFDRFGARILSAIALYLGLEENWFDDAVENGNSILRLLHYPPVSPNAPGIRAGAHEDINLITLLLGAEEGGLELKDRQGNWLPVVPPPGALVINVGDMLQRLTNHRLHSTSHRVVNPPPERRGVARYSMPFFLHLRPDFLIEPLPQCVDAAHPRRDPPITAHDYLTERLREIGLIKA; translated from the coding sequence ATGCGCGGAACGCCATTTCCCCGAAGGAATGCTGCAAACGTGCCGGAAGCTTCATTGGAACAGGTCCCCCTGCTATCGCTGACCAGCATGGCGAAGGAGGATTTCGCATCGGCGATCGGCGAGTCTTTCCGACAATTCGGCTTCGCCATGGTCAAGGATCATGGCATGGACGCCGCCCTGGTCGATGAAGGCTGGGTGCTCGCCCGCACTTTCTTCGCTCTGCCTGACGACCAGAAGCGGCGCTATGACGCCGCGGCTAATGGTGGGCAGCGCGGCTATACGGCCTTTGGCCGGGAAATCGCGAAGGGCGCGAGCGAAAATGATCTCAAGGAATTTTGGCATGTTGGCCGCGACCTGCCTGCCGATGATCCTTTGACCGCAACCATGCCAGCCAATATCTGGCCCAGAGAAATACAACAATTTCAATCTGTTTTCAGACGACTTTACGCAGAGTTCGATCGGTTCGGCGCCCGCATCCTGTCAGCCATCGCTCTCTATCTTGGACTAGAGGAAAACTGGTTCGATGATGCCGTAGAGAATGGCAACTCGATCCTCCGGCTGCTCCACTATCCACCCGTATCTCCGAACGCGCCCGGAATTCGTGCGGGCGCGCATGAGGATATCAACCTCATCACCCTGCTGCTCGGCGCGGAAGAAGGCGGTCTTGAACTGAAGGATCGGCAGGGCAACTGGCTCCCGGTCGTGCCGCCACCCGGCGCGCTTGTCATCAATGTCGGCGACATGCTCCAGCGGCTCACCAACCACCGCCTGCACTCGACCAGCCACCGGGTCGTCAATCCCCCGCCTGAACGTCGCGGGGTGGCGCGCTATTCCATGCCCTTCTTCCTGCACTTGCGCCCGGATTTCCTCATCGAACCGCTGCCGCAATGCGTGGACGCCGCGCATCCGCGCCGCGACCCGCCGATCACTGCACATGATTATCTGACGGAGCGGCTTCGGGAGATCGGCCTGATCAAGGCGTGA
- a CDS encoding EVE domain-containing protein, whose translation MNYWLMKSEPDVFSYDDLVEKGKAEWDGVRNHAAQLNMKAMRKGDLSLFYHSNIGIEAVGVMEIVEEAAPDSTDETGKWIAVHVAPKEKLAKPVTLKAMKADPALADMVMLRQSRLSVSPLTEAQFKHIIAMSKV comes from the coding sequence ATGAACTATTGGCTGATGAAATCGGAACCCGACGTCTTTTCTTATGACGATCTGGTCGAGAAGGGGAAGGCGGAGTGGGATGGCGTGCGCAACCATGCCGCGCAGCTGAATATGAAGGCGATGCGGAAGGGCGACTTGTCCCTCTTCTACCACAGCAATATCGGTATTGAGGCCGTGGGGGTCATGGAGATCGTCGAGGAAGCGGCGCCCGACAGTACCGATGAAACCGGCAAGTGGATCGCGGTGCATGTCGCGCCGAAGGAAAAGCTGGCCAAGCCCGTCACGCTGAAGGCGATGAAGGCTGATCCGGCGCTGGCGGACATGGTGATGCTGCGTCAGTCGCGCCTGTCGGTCTCTCCGCTGACGGAGGCGCAGTTCAAGCACATCATCGCGATGTCCAAAGTATGA
- a CDS encoding cupin domain-containing protein, producing the protein MSDRGEDSAGALIKALDLAPHPEGGWYRETWRAEAHAGERAAGTAIYFLLEAHQRSHWHKVDADEHWFWHGGAPLLLSVAGDDCAVGRVTLGFDLMAGQCPQGIVPAGHWQAAEPLGGWVLVSCTVVPAFEFSGFTLAPPGWTPDESPNPSGK; encoded by the coding sequence ATGAGTGACCGGGGCGAGGACAGTGCAGGAGCATTGATCAAGGCGCTCGATCTCGCGCCGCATCCTGAGGGCGGCTGGTATCGCGAGACTTGGCGCGCAGAGGCTCATGCGGGTGAGCGTGCTGCAGGTACGGCGATCTATTTCCTGCTGGAGGCGCACCAGCGATCGCACTGGCACAAGGTCGATGCCGATGAACATTGGTTCTGGCATGGCGGCGCGCCGCTCCTATTGTCCGTTGCCGGTGATGACTGCGCGGTCGGACGGGTGACGCTGGGCTTCGACCTTATGGCGGGGCAATGCCCGCAGGGGATCGTCCCGGCGGGACATTGGCAAGCGGCGGAGCCCTTGGGCGGATGGGTGCTGGTCAGCTGCACGGTCGTTCCCGCTTTCGAATTTTCCGGCTTCACCTTGGCGCCCCCCGGATGGACGCCCGACGAATCGCCCAACCCGTCGGGAAAGTGA
- a CDS encoding class I SAM-dependent methyltransferase — MHDKPKRSRAMALPHGEFRTRATEYLDFLAAWVKKPRQTASVVPSSRYLARLMVGHIDPLDGRVMELGGGTGVFTRAILQTGLPAEKLEVVEINPAFARGLRRHFPHVSVLETPAQIVSTVAAGEPGQYQAVVSGLPLLAMDRHVHADILSEAFRMLRPGGSFIQFTYSTRPPVSRDVLHALDLEVARVGQTVRNFPPATVFRFHRLGE; from the coding sequence ATGCATGACAAGCCCAAGCGCAGCCGGGCGATGGCTTTGCCCCATGGCGAATTCCGCACGCGCGCGACGGAATATCTGGATTTCCTGGCTGCCTGGGTGAAGAAGCCGCGCCAGACCGCTTCGGTCGTGCCGAGCAGCCGCTACCTCGCGCGCCTGATGGTGGGGCATATAGATCCGCTTGACGGCCGCGTCATGGAATTGGGCGGTGGCACGGGCGTGTTCACTCGCGCGATCCTGCAGACCGGACTGCCAGCCGAAAAGCTGGAAGTGGTCGAGATCAATCCTGCCTTTGCACGTGGGCTGCGAAGGCATTTCCCCCATGTGTCGGTGCTGGAAACCCCGGCGCAGATCGTCTCGACCGTCGCCGCTGGCGAGCCAGGCCAATATCAAGCGGTGGTGAGCGGCCTGCCGCTGCTGGCGATGGATCGCCATGTGCATGCGGATATCCTGTCCGAAGCCTTTCGCATGTTGCGGCCGGGGGGTAGCTTCATCCAGTTCACCTATTCGACGCGGCCGCCGGTCAGTCGAGATGTGCTGCACGCGTTGGACCTGGAAGTCGCGCGCGTCGGGCAGACGGTGCGCAATTTCCCGCCAGCCACTGTCTTCCGCTTTCACCGCCTTGGTGAATAG
- a CDS encoding ABC transporter ATP-binding protein, whose translation MASIITVSGLTKSYASGFQALKGVDLEIEEGEIFALLGPNGAGKTTMISIICGNVRPTGGKVTVAGHDIVRDYRGSRSAIGLVPQELHTDAFERVIDTVRFSRGLFGKPRNDAHIEKVLRDLSLWDKRNSKMLELSGGMKRRVMIAKALSHEPRVLFLDEPTAGVDVELRRDMWKLIGELRQTGVTIILTTHYIEEAEEMADRVGVINNGELILVEEKTALMKKLGKKTLTVTLGERLERLPVELGDWDVALNADGCEIEYVFDTRAERTGVSSLLRKLGDLGIGYKDLNTQQSSLEDIFVSLVHQEKAA comes from the coding sequence ATGGCGTCCATCATTACCGTATCGGGCCTGACCAAAAGTTATGCATCGGGCTTTCAGGCGCTGAAAGGCGTCGATCTGGAGATTGAGGAAGGCGAGATTTTCGCGCTGCTGGGGCCGAACGGCGCTGGCAAGACGACCATGATCTCCATCATTTGCGGGAATGTGCGGCCGACCGGCGGCAAGGTAACCGTCGCCGGGCACGATATCGTGCGTGACTATCGCGGGTCGCGCTCCGCGATCGGGCTGGTGCCGCAGGAACTGCACACCGACGCGTTCGAGCGGGTGATAGACACGGTGCGCTTTTCCCGTGGCCTGTTCGGCAAGCCGCGCAATGACGCGCATATCGAAAAGGTGCTGCGTGACCTTTCGCTATGGGACAAGCGCAACAGCAAGATGCTGGAACTGTCCGGCGGCATGAAGCGGCGCGTCATGATCGCCAAGGCGCTCAGCCATGAGCCGCGCGTGCTGTTCCTGGACGAGCCGACCGCTGGCGTCGATGTCGAGCTGCGCCGCGACATGTGGAAGCTGATCGGCGAATTGCGGCAGACCGGCGTGACCATCATCCTGACCACCCATTATATCGAGGAAGCCGAGGAGATGGCTGACCGGGTGGGCGTGATCAACAATGGCGAGCTGATCCTGGTCGAGGAAAAAACTGCCCTGATGAAGAAGCTGGGCAAGAAGACGCTCACCGTGACGCTGGGCGAGCGGCTGGAGCGTCTTCCGGTCGAGCTTGGCGACTGGGATGTGGCGTTGAATGCCGATGGGTGCGAAATCGAATATGTTTTCGATACGCGAGCGGAGCGTACCGGCGTGTCGTCGCTTCTGCGCAAGCTCGGTGACCTTGGCATCGGTTATAAGGACCTCAACACGCAGCAGAGCAGCCTGGAGGATATTTTCGTGAGCCTGGTCCATCAGGAGAAGGCGGCATGA
- a CDS encoding glycine zipper 2TM domain-containing protein produces the protein MRKAIIALSALSMAIPVSMAIPTDGVSAREHYRYREWRGRDGRTYCRKSDGTTGLIIGGVGGALVGRAIDTRGDRATGTILGAAGGALLGKSIDSKRRCR, from the coding sequence ATGCGTAAAGCCATTATCGCTCTGTCGGCCCTTTCGATGGCCATTCCGGTTTCCATGGCGATCCCTACCGATGGGGTAAGCGCTCGCGAGCATTATCGCTATCGCGAATGGCGCGGCCGTGACGGGAGAACCTATTGCCGCAAGTCGGATGGGACCACCGGCCTCATCATCGGTGGCGTGGGCGGCGCGCTTGTAGGCCGCGCAATCGACACCCGCGGCGACCGTGCGACCGGCACGATCCTGGGTGCTGCAGGCGGCGCGCTTCTGGGCAAGTCGATCGATAGCAAGCGCCGCTGCCGCTAA